GCCATAGATGAACTATACCATTGCCACTGAAAACTTTAATGAGAGCCAGATGCCCTTTTTGGATGCCCCTTTTGGATGGTCTGTTGATACAGTAATGTGTGCAGGTGTTCAAAATTAGGAAGAGTATGATGTTCTTCAAGCGGTGCCGTTAGATGATACTGCCAACATTTCACTGTTTTTAAGACAGCAATGCCAGTCAACGAACTAGGGGATAGGGGCTATCATCCTACAAGCGCTGCCTGTCGAACATTAAAAGTGATGCCACAAATGATACAGTCAAACcctgctacaacgaaattgacggtgctcggaaaaatgttcgttgaagcgaacatttcgttgtagtgaaataaaaaaaaaaaatgcctgacctgagctagtagaacagagaaacttttatttccaaaattcaaaaagtgtctgttgcctcctttgcgtccccagcagcatcacgacgcgattctcatatatgcatagcgacgccacgttggAAAGAACGCAGAAACGACGACTTCTGCAAACGAACGAAACAGAGGCACGGGCGCGCagcacgaactgcacagttgcactaatacgctaacactagctatttgCCGACAATGGCgagatgcaggcgtgctatcggaGCAATGatttacgccttattctatgctattcttatccaccactcgcggctggctgatcccgctGATAACatggacgaattgttgctccgaccaattgttgcactggccaagcgcgaaaagtatgaaaagcattggcattggaaaatgcatcgttccgcgactgcaccccagggctgctcgcatTGATAATGCAGATGTACCGTCactctgaccactagcgaagcgcgaaaagcacgaaaagcattggaaaggcatcggaaaaggaatcgttccgcgattgtaTCCCAGTGTGGACCACGACCTCCTCGTGGtgtggacaactgagctttgacttcggattgtctgcgaatAAGAAGCAACccaagccagttgcgaaagcagggcagtctgatcgccgtcactatcaagcaatggcgaccccatgctcagtcaacagcggcggtttatggtggtgccaacacgcgatttagactttgaattcttatttttatgttctaaaatgcaccaaaatgtccgagattgtgtttattgcacggtaaattaaatttttgagcccggaatggcatcgtcaaatttcgctaaagcagaacggcagcagaaaaactGTTCGTTGTGGcaagcatatttatgcattgactcctatggactgttgacagGGAACCGAAATtattcgttgtaccggaaatttcgttgaagcagagttcgttgtagcggagttcgactgtatcAACATTAATGAGGCCTGTGCTGTGAAAGCGCACCTACAGTATGTGTATACATCACTAAGAGCTAACTATTGCTACACACCACCAGCACCCAAAAGCAGAGCTAGAATTTTATCTGCAACAGTGACAATAATTTTATGCCTCATTCATTAACAGATTGGTTACTGTGTACATGTATTTCACGTCAAGGCTTCAGAGTTTCTGGTTATGAACTCTGGAAAATAATCATCGGTAAAATAAAAATCGACTCGATTAAAGAGCTACCAGGTTTAGGACACACTGGCTTCTACACATCAAGTCTCCTTGATATGTCGCCAGTACCTGACAATGCCATGCATGGTGGTGCATCAGCTCATGTCATGAAAAGTGCAATATGGCACTCGAAGAAATCACAGCAGATTCAAACTGGGAGCACTCAGTCCAAAACAAATCAAATTATGTACGCTGTGCAAAGGTCATCCATATTCATATGGTAAAAATTCACCTGGATTTCTATACACTACTGCGTTCAGCATAGCACCAGTATGGCTTGAgttaactgaatgaatgaaaCCTTATTGAACCTTATTAGGTTACCAATTCCAACTTACACATTTAATTGTTCTGTCTACTGTAAGACCAAGTGTGGCAGTGCAGTTTGTATGCCTACTATTCTAAGAATTCAACGTTAATAGTTCAAACTCTAAAAGCAAATTTTTCGCCTATTTTACAACAGGCAGAATGGCTCATGGTGCTCTATAGGGTGATGTTGCGTGACATAAAAGGAACAACTAAACAACATAAAAAAAGCATAAAAAGCTTTTGCCAAAGCTTGCTAATAAGCTAATCAATGCAATCATTGATCATAGCAAAACAAGAAGAATAGAGCTAAAGCAACCTAAACAAAAGTGGAGAACAAGCAAAGCAGGTTGTATGTCTTGGTTTAAAACAATAGCCTACATGAATCCTACACAGCTATGAGCTGCAGACACTACACTACAACTAAAGGAGCCACACATACAATACCAGGATCTATGCAcgctaaagaaagaaaagaatcaaGTCTGACCATAGCAACTACTGGTAGACAGTCTACAGAATCCTAAAATGCAGTGTAGAACCTGCTACACAGGTGGAGAGACAATGCAATACATTCTACTTGATATCTACATGGGTTCTGTCTAGATGTGTTTGATATCAAGCCACCACTGTAGAGGGTTACAGAAGTGGCACATCTGTAAGTTTCACACCTGCCTTATGTGCTCACTAAAAATGACAGCCTAAGATTCGACACTGGTACTGCTACACGAACAACATAAGAGTTAGGGATACTCTTATATGTCCAAAGAATGCAAAGGTGCTTTTGTaacactatactcggcgacaacttttcttgacagcactctGGAAGCTACAGTACCGAAACACATGCCTGCTACCGAGCCAAAAATAGTACTCAAGTTTACTTATAATTTTCTCATTTACTTGCTGAAATAAACGCTGCTTTATTTATCATGGAACTCAAACAgctgcgggaagtcgtaggtaaaatacagttattgttcactttgaagagaatgccttcctgttctttccatttcttagagagcaccaccttttcagcacacCCGTTATATAAAGTAAACATGGTGTCCATgatgtagtgggtcagtgtgcggcagCAAAAGCACTGTTTAGTTcttcaagaaaaatatactcgtaatatgacactaaaatgtacactgaacaatagaaatgtttctcccattcacGTTTTTCGTGTATATAATCTTCTAAACGCGCTAACGATGCctgcaagcaaaaccgaaaacagccgcaagctgccgtactacttgcggagcaacacaaatgtgcggaagccccgcctccgtagccttcgctccactgtcaagataacctgtcgccgagtatagcaacAAACTTCAGTGTCAGCTTTACGAGTCTATGAATGAGTGATACAGTCTGACATTTACACTTGTGGCAGCATATGGAAAACCTAAACACCCTCTAATTATCAATGCTTGTATGAAATCGGTAAAACTTCAATTAAAGCTGGTAGAGAAGTTTTGTCCCTGTCATCCTTGAGCAATAATCATTCAGCTAACACTGACGCGGAAGATCTCGGCCTCTCAGTTTGGGTGTCTGAAAACACGTGGCAGCGAAGGTGAAGAAGGAGCAAGAGCAAAACTAGAGGTGTGAAAGCGAACAAGAAGCTCAAGCTTCATAACAAGGCCAGACAAGCTTTCTTTGCTGCACAGCGGTATGCGGCCATATAACTCCACTTTACATGTCGCTCGGGTGGTCGACCTCATTCTGTCGTCGTCCTCTTCAAACGGGTTGTAAGCCTTTTTCACCCTGCACCAATGGCAAGAAACATCACAGAACCGGCCTCCGGGCACTGGAGAACATCCGTGGGTGTGAACATGGCTCAAAAAGCCAGCATTCCTGCTCGAATTTGGCTACAACGGCAAACCCGTTGAGGTTTCtcccaagaaagaaagaaagtcaaaTTTCCAGAGCTCTCAAGTTTATTTCTGCTCTCAGAAATTTCGTAATTTTTTGGGGTGTTTGTGAGACACAgcatagccagaaacttttttcaggggggggtggggggggagtggggttcaaccatgctttatgtatgttcatgtgtacgtttgtatgtgtgcatgtatgtgtgctcatgcaaaactgaaaaattacgcGGGTTTGAACCCCTCAACCCACTTCCCCCCCTTCACCCTTGGCTTCGCCAGTGGATGACACCTCCCCGAATGGAACAACTCGTAAATGACAGGGGTTATGTGAAGGGACCGTGAGTGCCATAATAGTAATCCTGGGTGTGGCAGTGCACAATTCAAGTCTTCCGCAAGTAATAGTTAAGTTATACCCTTGTCCCTGTACTACATATTATGCAAATTCTTCAGCAAAATATGCAGGCTCTCAATAAATTAGCTATCTCTATACAAAGGAGTTGCAGGTTACATGATACAGCAGAAAAGGTTGCAGTTACACCAGTGCAAGATATTGCACAGTGAGCATAGTGTGCCCATTCACTTTAAAAGACCGACAGCTCTGCAGGAAATGCTTGCAGCGCAAGAAATGAAAAGGTCCGACAAAAGTGCGACTACGGAACTGGTACGACATTGGTGTTAGCTCTGTCGGTATGACGTCGGTACTATGCTGGCTTTATCATGGCCCGAAGCACAAAGTCCTCGCAGCTTGTAGAATAACATGCTGATGTGAAGTTGGTGTAACGGTGGCACGAACTTGGCATAACGTGCAGGACGACGATAAATGTGATCTTAGTGCTTACGTGTTTGTGGTGCCAGTGGGTGGCGTGGAGTTGTTGGTTGTCGCTACGGTGGAATGGTTGGTGCCTGTCTCCTTGGGTCCCTTGTTGGTGCTCTGGTTTTTCGGTGCATTGGGCACCACACCATCGGCGCGTGCTCACGCTCGTCAGTGTGATGCCACCAGAGTCGATGCCCTTTTCTCCTTGCGGTGAATGTGCTGCACCTCGGGTGTGTACTCCTGGAAAAATGGGGTCCACAGGAACACGTTAGTCAGCGAACTCTGGTCGGTGCCCCTGCTCGCTTACGAGAATGTCAAACTATTGTCGCAATGTCAAAACAGACGGTGTAAAGCACCAATTAAGATTAACAGCAGCAGTTCAGTCTTTGAATACTCAACACTGGCGCCTCTTCGTCCTTGTACGTTCAACTTATGCATATTCGCACTGTCCTCATCTTATCACAGTATAGACACTTCGTTGCAACTGAACTTTAATGATTTCAACATGAGGTCAACTAACAGCCTTACGATAACATTAGGCAAACTTATTTTCTATAATAATTGGTAGATAATAGGTAATTTCTATGATAATGAGGCAATTAATAAAAAAACACATGAAATAAAAGGTTTAACACTGGAACTGACATGATTGTTCGCAAAATTATATGTACAGTCATAGCCATGCTTAATTCAAACAGGCAATGAACATATCTTTGGTTTTTCTACTGAGTGATAGAAGTTTCATGTTAGGATTTATTAAATGTGCTAGCTAAAGATGTTTTCAATGCGTGGGTTAAGTCTGACGATGGCTGTACAACAATACTCTAAAAATGCACATACTTAATGCAAACTTAAATGCTTCTTACGACTACAGACACTACAACAAAGGTCATGCAATCTATTTCTTGCAACTGAAGACAACTGCATCACAGATATTGCAAATGCCGCAGCGTGTTAAACATGCTTGGATGCGAACGAGTGGTAGCTAGCCATGCACAATAGTTACAAGAGTTATCAAATATCACGTTAAGCAAGACACTTTACAATAGCAGAGAACAGCCAGAGCATCGGAAAATTTATATAGAGCATAAAGgattggcaaaaaaaaagttagtggGTTGCTTGAGGCAGTGGTCTGAATTTGAAAAATCTGAAAGAACAAGAAACAAAGGTTAGCTGCCCCACAAACAGCAGACAACAAATCAATGCAAGGAGATGTCGCCTAGAGTAGATCAACATGCTACTATATAGCAGAGTGTTTTCCCACAGAAAAATTACAACAGCAAAAAGTTgtacagaaggaaaaaaaaagtgaacagaagaaaaaaaaatgtgaacagatgttaccTCTAATAAATTACAGAGTGTTTCAGTGCAAAAACGTTTCAGGTAATCAAAGGTCAGTGAGTAGCGTACAAGGTGGAGAGGTATGACTAATCCAAATGCTGTGTGAAAATTTAAAATAATGACCACATACTGACAAGAACAGGAGTTAATGCCAGCATCAGGTATTTTGCAATCCTGACATAACTTCAATTTAGGCGGCCATGAATTCACATAGGCAGAGGCAGTGTCAAATTAGGCTTTTTTGATAACATTTTCACAGTAGAAAAGTATGCCAACAGGGAGATCATTCAATGTGCCCCAGTACAAATGCAGCTAGTGCTGGCACTCGTAAACAATGGCATATAAATGCCCTAATTTAGCTCATTGCAGAGACCTATAGCGAAAGCAAGCCACAAGCCTTGAGAAGATGCTGCAAGAAGACTTCTATCACAGAGGCCAAGCTACAGCTAGCGAAACAAGATCACCTGTGCCTTCTAGTCAGTTAATTCCGTGACACTTTCAGCCTCCATGCAGCCTACCTGTTGTGCAAGCAAGACAGTTAGGCGATTTGAAGCAGTCGGCAACGCGCATGTTTGGCAGGAATGTGTTATTCACTGTCACTGAGCAGACATGCTCAGCTGGCCGAGGCCAGTAAAACCCCGACCATAGATGGTCACAGTTGGTAAATGTAGGAGTGACACATGTTCATAATATTTCCTAGCCAAAATGCAGGCTGTGAAAAAGCAATCAAAATCAATTAGTCCTTTTGTTGGGTAGTACACCTCACTGAAAGAAGAAGCTTCACTGAGAGAAGAGCTAATCTCATCAGCAAACGGGGGTAATTCTTGCttgtaaaaaaaaactaaaaatgtaaTTTTGCCATCCATTCTTTTCACCAGGCACGGAATTACCCCAGTTTGTACAGTGATGAGATTAGCTCACCTAACACTTACGTTCAAATTACAAGGACCTAGACATGTAGGGAAACTTTGGGCTAGTACACAATGGAGTGCAACAGATGCCTTGCAGATAGCACATAAAAATGTTTTGTTCCTGGTGGCCTCACTTACATTCAACAGAATGATATTCATAGAATTACTGATAGGAGAAAAATAGCTCTGTGGAAGAAGCGCATTGGAATTGTGATAGACAGATAACTGTCGCATGAATGATTTTGAGCTTTGCATATCTGTGGTGCAATCTGTTATCAGCCTGTAATGTGTGAAAGTGGAAGAAATGTCTGGACTTAACAGGGAACTGTAACCAGAAACAGACAGGCAACTCATTCTGTGCGTCAAGCTTTGTTATGTACGTATCTTGTACAAAGCTGCAGTAAGTTTCTCAATACAAAGAATGTCGAGCATGTGTGCTTTAGAGACGTACAAAGAACATCGGCTATAAAAGAAAAACCAAAAACTTCTTTGCAAGTCTCTCCCACACTATTTGGCAAGACGTAGCGAAAGGAATTAATCGGTGGCTGCCACTGAGCACATCCGCAAGCACCAGAGGTCAGTAAGAACGGCGCAAGTAGAAAAAGCCACAAGTAATCCGAGGCACTGTGAGACCACAGccaagagagaggaggagagagcgaAGAGAGGCTGGAAAAAAGAGAGAAGCGAGGCGCTGCGAGAGAGGCATTTTGTTTCCTTTACAGGTAGCTCCTCGCGATCTTGTGCTGGTTGACGAGGGTGATGCCGCTCTCGGGTATCGCTGCCTTCTTGCTGCTCTTGCCTACGATGTCCCGGAATTCCTCGGAGTACTCTACGCAAGGGGTGTGGGTGGGGCACGAGCCAGAGAAGCAGACAGCCAAAGAGTGCATGACGGGCAACAAAAAGCGCATCAAACGTTCTCTCGCTACCTTCGACCAGACGCAAAAAAGCTCTATGCACCAAACACAAAGATGCAGGGGTGAATGGGCAAGATGTACGCATTGGCACCATTTGGCACTTACAAAGTGCAATAAGGAAGAAAGCTGCGCGTGTTAGAACTAATGTGTACTTTTGAACCAGTGTGGAAACGATTAAAACATTCAAGTGAAAAGGACACCGGACGAGCGCCGCTGTCGAACAACCAAAATTAAGACAAACTTGCCAGAGCATTCCGCCAAAAGAGCTGCGTGACGATTGCATCACAAATGTCCGATTTTCTTGTGTgactagaggcctgtgtacacAATTGGAGTTTTGTTTTCGAATTCTTTAATAAATTTCAGATGTtagacagcgcatgtcctgtgtcCCTTCTACTAGGGTGTTCCAGTTGTTTTTCGCACAGATTCAAAGTATGCGGTAGGCGAGCTTTGGTGAGCATTGTTGCTAGCAATAAAGCAAAACTAGGAATTACTGGTTTACTCCTTAGAGGTGGGGTAGTGGTGCTAAAAAGTGTGGACACCGGTAAACCTAATTGCCAGTGCACATTTTGTACAGTGTCATTGTTCTGTGGGACATCAGCAAGGTGAAATGCAAACGTTATACAGCATGTCACGATGTGTGCTTATTACAATTATCTGTTCAAGTACAAATACAATTGGTTTCACCATTTTCTTCAAAATCTAATTTAAAAAAAGATGCGTGAAATTNNNNNNNNNNNNNNNNNNNNNNNNNNNNNNNNNNNNNNNNNNNNNNNNNNNNNNNNNNNNNNNNNNNNNNNNNNNNNNNNNNNNNNNNNNNNNNNNNNNNaaaaaaatttctggctacgcccctgctatggaGTACGCAAAGTTATGTGCCACCAAACTGGCAGCGAGCACGTTTGGTCTTACGAGCACGTATTATCTTACTTAGGGCTTACTATTTATAAAACATACCATTCCCTCTGGCACTCAGAAATTTTTGAACATTAAATGGTGGTAGCTTAATCTCAGACAGTGGGGGATTGATGATGACAGAAATTGTCCACTCATGAATGATAGATGGACTATGACCGCCACAGAGATTTCGCTGCGACTATAGGCAAGAAAGCAAAGCTATTGCTTCGAGGGTGCTGTTTCCCGTTGAAGAGGACCCATTCGAACACTGGCCACAAAATGAGATTTGTGCAGGTTCAGACTAAAGGTATCACTTTGATTGTTGTGTCACTTACCTTCAGTTCGGTAGTGAGCTTTCGCGAGCACAATGCATATTCACACTGCAGAAGCTCGCttctacaaaaaaattacacatctcccactaaaagggccatgaggcgatgcgaagccgagcacttgcatgatcgcgttccgttggcgttcgctgggcatgctaccgacatcggcCTCGTCGCAAAGACACCCAGAGAGCCAGAAACCCTCGCTCCTCAAAACCCGCTTCAGGAGCGGGCAAGCAGCAGTAATcgggaggaatgctgtacacagcaggacAGAAATTGGCCGCGTAACTGCGTGCTTGTCGCCGAAATGTCCaccgaaagacgatagattagcgctgcgtgagatatgagcgccatctggcaatacgtcgggaaactgAGTTTGTGCACATGGAGGCCATCTCGGAGCctgttgtgcagagggcacggaggaggttctttcctttctccgtggtAGAGGGCTTTTGTCTGCGTGCATTGCGTCGCAttctcagcgcagccgcattgtcagcgcagcttaagaacctagggtctttagaattacgtatctatgtattttctattaaaggaacacct
Above is a window of Rhipicephalus sanguineus isolate Rsan-2018 chromosome 3, BIME_Rsan_1.4, whole genome shotgun sequence DNA encoding:
- the LOC119385383 gene encoding LOW QUALITY PROTEIN: antigen EM13-like (The sequence of the model RefSeq protein was modified relative to this genomic sequence to represent the inferred CDS: inserted 3 bases in 2 codons; deleted 1 base in 1 codon), which codes for MHSLAVCFSGSCPTHTPCVEYSEEFRDIVGKSSKKAAIPESGITLVNQHKIDEEAPEYTPEVQHIHRKEKRAXDSGGITLTSVSTRXDGVVPNAPKNQSTNKGPKETGTNHSTVATTNNSTPPTGTTNTVKKAYNPFEEDDDRMRSTTRATSNPFEEDHEDWDEESNDALVDKGEPGVPVRALYDYDGRDWDQFEKLEDEDEQGWCKGRKDGRVGLYPANYVEVVVP